The sequence TTCAAACCAAAGATACCCATTCATTACCAActgcaaatcaaaataaaaaataacattaaaaaaatcaaaacagtataaaaagtaatcacataaaatttacattgTACTTGGTATTATTAAGTAATCTAAAGATGGGTTAAAGTATATAGGAGAATGTAcatataggttatatgcaaatgctataccattttatataagggacttgagcatccatgaatTTTGGTATCTACCAgggtcctggaactaatccccTACAGAGACTGTACTAGTATGAATTtgcaaaaaactttttttctagaGCAGCTAGGGAATCCTAAGTCATCAACAGAAAACTCTGATGTCAGCTCTGTCAATAACATGGCACCTCAGTTCTCCATTTCTGAAGAAAGTAAAGTTCCTTCTTTCCACTAACTACACCTCATATTTGTTGTGAGGACGAAGACATGTAAAAGTTAAAGATTCCTTAGCATTATATACAACAAACTTAAAGACCTAAATATTCAAATAAGGTCACGTATGCCAATAAGACCAGATATAAACACATATTCCTATCACAAAGGGTCCAAACATATGAAAGTGGCTTTATAATGAAAAGGTCCTGGTTTCAAAGCTATTCATAACCAATTTAACATTTGGTAATTCAAATTTGTAATCATATACATTACCTTGTATAATAGTTATTTGTAAAAAGCTCAAtgtaaaaggatatttaaaattgGAATATCTAACCTGGTAtctataaaatgcataaaaagacTTCAGGGTATTAATGAATCACCCAAAATTACAACTAGAATTTTACATGTACATGTATTTTGTTCTGGGAAAAAGTCCAGCTGGGACCccaaaaaagttataaataattttaaggaagGCTAGGTAAATCTTTTTCATATTAACCTAGGCAGTTTAATAATCAGTTCAAATAAACAATCTCCCCAAGATGAACTTTCATGGTTCTTAAATAAGGAATTTTATTGTCTTACTCAGACATACTATCTTTAAGAACAAAACAGCCAATGGGTTCTAatggtttcttttcctctctacGGACTTGTCACTTATGACAATGTCTTCATTTACTATGTTTGTAGAGTAAATGTTACAACCATCTCTTCTAAATTGAAGTCCCTTCAACttcaattttatgttaaaatgtttcCAAGTTTGACTCACAGCCTTTTTTTGGTTTAAAAGATTAAAACGtactaaaatatcattaaatctttttattaCAGGTTGCCCTCAcaacattttaatttaactttacCTTTGGATGATAGAATTTGTACTCTGGATTTCTGGCACAGTCCAATTTATGATATGAATGTAATCAAACACAAATgtcaaaaagttaaagaaagcTGATGGAAAAAAAGTATTTAGTAGAAGAAATAATGCAGTTTGTTAGCTAAAACTATGACTAAAATTTCATGCTTACACAAACCCTAATAGGATGCAGAGATGAGACATTCCTCTAGGAACATGTCCCAAGGCTGAACTAGAAGCTACCAAATAAAAAGCTACCAATGTGACTTTCTCAAAtaacagctgacccttgaacaatttGGCTTTGAACTCTCTTAATGCCTCCGACCACCCAAGTCAGCAAAACCAATTCCTCTTCTTTCTCAGGCTACTCAAAGTGAAGACAACAAGGACaatccatttccattttctcttctttatgattttcttaacattttctttctctggcttACTTTACTGTgcgaatacagtatataatacatttaacatacaaaatgtgtgttAATTGACTTcgtgttatcagtaaggcttccagtcaacagcagGCTATTAGTTAAGTTTTCGGGTAGTCAAAAGCTATTCTCATTTTTGAGTATAACTCAGGGGGTAGACAGATCAGCGCCCCTAACCCCCaccattgttcaagggtcaactgtattttcaTTAGTTTCCATGTttcctaagtaaaaaaaaaaaaaaaacccatgaattAATTCTTTGATCTTTACAAGGCATCATTCCACACTCAAGGATGATACTACCATTTACTCAGAGTCCTGACCATTATGCATAGTACAGGCAGATGGTCTCAAAAGTTGAGTACTTAATGAAGCCACTTATATTTTAGGTTAAATCATATGAAAATGCCAAGATTTCTACCTAATACCACAGTCTTTTAATGATTTCCAGTTTGGCaagatttcaaaaaatataaccacaactttgaaaaagaactaCGATATTTCCAAAACACTAATAATTATACAACATATCACTGACaactttattagaaaaaaagaacactatTGTATTAAACATAATTGTGAACTTACTGAAGAACTAAATTTCTTATGTGGTAATGgagcttattttccttttcctgcaaGTTATCTGCCCCAAATGATCCTatgtaaaccttttttttttttttttttgagacagagtcccgctctgttgccAAGGTTagagtgccgcggcgtcagcccagctcacagcaacctcaaactcctgggctcaagcaatcctcctgcctcagcctcctaagtagctgggactacaggcaagcgccaccatgcccggctaattttttctatatagatttttagctgtccaaatcatttctttctatttttagtagagacggggtctcgctcttgctcaggctggtctcgaactcctgacctcgagagatcctcccgcctcggcctcccagagtgctaggattacaggcgtgagccaaccttttttaaacaaaatattacccaagtgaaatttaaacaaaaattataaatacaattcAAGTCACACCTGAACACTTTCAAACACCAGAAAACTTACCTCTTCACTCTTAGATTTATGAAGAACAAATCCCTTTTTCCACTGCCCATCAGCACCTTCATTTGGTTTTCGGATATTAAATTCTACTTTTGCCCGGTCCTTATTTTGAATAGCCTTCCATTCATCCAAAGTCATCTCTTTTGGACCCTCTTCCTTTACCTCTTCAACTTCGTTCTCCCTGCaaaaagatgtttaaattttatacctGGTAGACAGCTGGTATAATTTACGTAAAAGTATCTCAAACTTACAATTGTAAGTTAATCTTGGCTGGTTGGTAATCCTTTAGAGAAAGACGACTAAGTATGGAGATACCAGTTTGCTGTATACCCCAACAGCTAACATTCAACTTTCTAGAGACTAGGAATCAGTGCTTGTTGATTAGTGCGGGGATTACAAGTGTTAGCCACCATGCCAGACCTAAAATATACACTTCTTAATAACACActactttgttttaaaactaaCCTCTTATATGCCTAATCCTGGGCCTATCTTCTCCTAAaagatgcatttttaattttcagaatttctcAACAATATGTAACTCataacaaatatgaaaataactaCCTAGGATGCCTGTGAACAACCAGGTTTCAAATTTTAGAATAGAAAAGAACCGTCTCTCTTACGATTTCAGCAACCAGCACTTAAAGCAAAGTAAAGTAAGAGCTCAAGTTCCCACAATTCCCAAAACCTACACACTGCAACTTTCAAACCAGTGTGTATTGTACATGGACTGGAGACTGAGGTTTCACTAGTAATGGAACTGTCCACAAAGCACAAAGGTTTCAACAGTTACTACCAAATGAGTTATTTCCCAATATAATTCTCAGGCCATAACTACTGAATATTATCCTTTCCCTTTTTCACAGAAACAAAGCCCAGCCCTCGGAATCCATTATTTTAgtctaatttcattttccaattgtCACCAAACAAGTTATTTGCTATTTTGGGAGCCCTGCTTCTTTCCAAAGATAGCAGGTGATTCAGTTAGCCTTAGAGATCAAATATCTTAGCCTATGATGCTGCCCATTACTGTTTGACAAATCCTATTTTAAAACTTCCTAGAGTAAGTTTACATCAAATTGACTGGATCTTGGGTATAGAGTGCAATTTTGTcatcttatagatgagaaaactaagcaTCTAAAAAAAGGTCCTAGTTACCCCTATGTTATGACACAGCCAGGAACAGAATAGCATACGTTTCTATCACATCATGAAGCCATGACACCTACCTTTCAAAGGTTGCTGTAAGAAGCAAAAGAGAACCAAACAGAAACTGGAAACTATTATTAAGGGAGTTAATCAAAGTCAGCCAAAGTCGTACTTCTTAAATTTATACTTCCATATGCAAGGTACATACTATGTTGCTCAGATTCTTCCATAAAGTGAGACTGCTCTGCTCTAATGTGATCgttattctttaaaacaaacactCCTAATTTCATTCCTGGGTCCTGAGCTAAGGATTTGTTTCTAGTACCCTACCAATACATCATTATCTTCTGGGAAAATTATCATCACTCTGAAAGTGACTGAAACATGGGCTCTCTTTTTTGAggcagtcttgctctgtcacccaggctagagtgcaatggcgccatcacagctcactgcaacctcgaactcctaggctcaagtgatactcctgcctcagtcccccaagcagctgggactacaggcacatgccaccacaccaactaatttttttattttttgtaaagatgggttctcgctcttgttcaggctggtctcaaactcctgagctcaagcaatactcccgcctcagcctcccagagtgctagaattataggtgtgagtcaccaaaCCCAGCCCCCACGGGCTGTTTATTAATGTTACATAGAGTTCATTTAACTCACCAATCAGATTTCATTATTTACTACACAAAACTATGATTCCATATAGTTTTGCataaataaaacttatattaCCCCAAGTGCAAAACACCCAAcatcatgtatttttattcacTCTCTCCAAGAGTAAATCGTTCTTCCCTATCCCAACAAACCTATGGAATATGATACTCCCATCACTCTAATAGTGGTTCTCAGTAAGAGCAATTCttcctaaagaaaagaaaaagttcagaAAGAGCATTCCCTGATTGATGTGAAATGCTCCAGTTAAGAATCACTGTCCTAAATAATCTGTAATCCAAGACTTTAAACCATAATACTATAACAAACAACTGGCATATAACTTCTGCTTGAGTTGACAGAAACTACAGGAaggcatttaattatttttaccagCTTAACTTGAATCTTTAAAACAACTCCCAcccttgaaaaaacaaaaacttcaaaaccaAGTCTTCTACCTAAACTTGCAACACGAACATTAAGAAAGCTAGTGAACTAAATTATGATCTTTGCTCTtctcatacatttaaaaacaggCCAGTAATGCTATGTTACAAATTCTATGTTGATGGGAAAAAATTTAGCaatgaaactaattttaaaaaggtcatGTTTTCTAGTTTTCGATGGTCTCAGAAAATTTGTACAGTTTATAACAGTGGTAAAATGCCTAACCAAATAGAAATAACCACCacattaatatattctatttttcaaatcatttgagccaaatatatacatgtaaagcACTCTTCTAAATACTATTTGAGGGATGAGGATACAATAAAAGTCTCTCTTGTCAAAAAGCCCTCAAATAACAGCATGAAGTCTATGGGCCATCTTATTGGTAAAAACCCAAACTGATTTCAATCCTGGGGCATTACAATCACACACAAGCCACTTACTTATTTTCAGTGTCTGCCACTGGATGTTCTTCACCTTCAGGTGTTTCCTCAGTCACATTTGATTGATCCAAGTCACTGCAATTATAAGATATTTGTTTCTGAATGTATTTTGGGGACTctctaaggaaagaaagaaaaagaaaggcatctAGGTCCATTTACATGTAACCAAAGGGTTCTTCATACAAAGATACTAAAACCGCCTCACATCTCTGAAAAGTCTTTTCTTACTAAATTACTACTCCCCAGTAGACTAAGAGAAAACAATACAAACTACTGATTAAATTAGTTCACATGCTTCATACTTAAAAAGTACCAGGACAAGACAGTGCTAAAACAAAGCTTTACTGGCTTATCAAATTTTCTACCAACTAGAATGTCAATAGCTAGATTAGGAACCATTAAAAACACAGAATCAGAATACACAAATAACTTCAATGTAGGATTTCAGGAAAAGCTATACATCCGTATggaaaaaaactaataaacacatatatttaagTATAGAAAAATTGGTCAATTGATACACTATAATCGAAACCTATCCCATATGACATTTATCTTGTAAGATAGCAGCTCTGAGAACATCCATTGTTGTCTCAGGGACAAGTAAAATTTAACAGAGGTATGGATGAGCCTCTAGTAAGATACAggatcaattttattaaaattacttatttaaaaaaaccagAATACCAACGTTAATTCATCTTTGACAGTTCCCCAGTTGTGAGATCCGCTACCTCCACGCTTGTCCTCATGCTTCAGGCCACTGTAATGTGAAAAAGAACTAACAAAACTGAGTTAACATAATACTCTAGTTCTAAAGttcaaattttgtttattaaataaatagattaaaatattaaaatgaaataaaaaccaatataAGACTTACGATCTATCACTTCCACTATGCCTATCAAATTCACGTTTGCCACGAGAATCGAATCCATCTCCTCGGCCCATTCCACGTCCACGGCCTCCTCTACCTCTTCCGAGACCACCACGACCTCGGATAGGTCGGTCAATAATCGGTCTacgatataaatttaaaaattttatttccctggtttccaaaaaaaaggaataaggaaaatCCATTCAAAGGATCAAAAATACAGAACATGTTTACTGGCTCATAACCCAACAGTAAACACATTGctttagaaaatcaaaacagTCTATTTCTAAGCATAAAGGAAACCAGAACTAGGAAGCCCCTCAacacaagaaaattattttggtatTCCCTAAATGTTATTACCAGTACATGCACTTTTTCACTGCTATTCATCACacattttaattcaataaacCTACCATTTACCAGTACACAATATGTTTTGCTATAAACTATTAACCAAtagtattttccttttgcttcagcATCTGGAGAGAGCAAGGAAAAGAAACTGGTCATCCAACAACTGAAGTGTTTGATTATAGGAAATCTAAGTCTGAACTGTTACCCAAAGATCTAAAGTGTAATATGCCCAAATTCAGACATTTATCTCTGAAAAACTAACAGAATTAGTCACACTGCCATTCTGGCAATTATGCCcaatttgtagttttaatttaagATGTGACTCTATGAACTGATACAAAACATGATgaggttttctcttcttttctttttttttttttttttttaaatctttacctATCAACTGAAAATTCGCCTCCTTCACCCTTTTCTTCAAGTGGCTTTTCAAATCTTCGTTCTCGAGGTGGTCGCCTTTCTGGTCGTCTATCAATAATTTTTCCTTCACCCTGAAGTTGTTGATCAGGTCTTCTTCCAACACGTCTTATTCCTAAAATGACAAATAATCTGCATAAGCAAATTATTTCTACAACACAAAAAGTTTAGGCCTAGACTGCCAACAAAAAGTTGCTACTTTTTTAGTCCAGTAACTAGCTGTGGAAAAGGCATATATATTGGGCATCCCTAACATGTAACAAAGTACTTTAGGGAAATTTCCATTTAAAGATAACAAACTTGTTTTAAACTTCTGTTTAGTTTGCCAAGTTATCCTCCTCCCAAAGCATTTTCTATAACTGACGTGGAAGTCATTTTGGCAGTCATTATTCCACTCATTTTTCAAGATGTCAGtctcttaataaaaacaaatttaaatctaAAGAAATTTTAGGCAAGTGATACATTTTGGCTTTAGAAATACCAAAGGCAATACCAGCAGCCATTCATAAATAATCAAGCAAATCAACACACTCACTAGATACGGCCCTTCAAACAAAAAGTGCagttcacattattttattctatataatctgaaaaaaatgcaGTAACTCCTAATTCTATGAAATTACAAatctgaaaggaaaacaaatggcaTTTAGGATTACTAGGAACATGCCACCAGTTTAAAATAGCTATTTAACCAGAAAAAGTATCATCTTCCCCTaccacaacatttaaaaatatataacaagtgttttctagttcctttggcctaaaaaaaaaaaaaaaaaaaaaaaaaatctaaatggaaacgcaaaaaatataaagaaaattttttaaaaattctgtatataCGTATGTGAAACAAGTGTATGTGTGCACCCACAGGTCTATATGCACACATActctccccccccacacacacactaactttaaaaatactgtatgtaACCTCTAGGAAATAGTTCAGTTATTTATTATGGATAGAGACAGACATTTAAAGATTTGCCCTTACAAGcatctttgttttcaaagaatctttaaaaagccaaatacacacacaaaaggatCTCTTTATGCAGCATATGAGAAATTGGAAACCTGTGGCACTAAGTGAAAGCTGAAGCATTTAGCAATTTCCtccctatttttttcctatcatgcCTGAAGCCCACAAAGGCAACCAATATGAATTATTGGTGGCCTTA is a genomic window of Eulemur rufifrons isolate Redbay chromosome 8, OSU_ERuf_1, whole genome shotgun sequence containing:
- the SERBP1 gene encoding SERPINE1 mRNA-binding protein 1 isoform X4; the protein is MPGHLQEGFGCVVTNRFDQLFDDESDPFEVLKAAENKKKEAGGGGVGGPGAKSAAQAAAQTNSNAAGKQLRKESQKDRKNPLPPNIGVVDKKEETQPPVALKKEGIRRVGRRPDQQLQGEGKIIDRRPERRPPRERRFEKPLEEKGEGGEFSVDRPIIDRPIRGRGGLGRGRGGRGRGMGRGDGFDSRGKREFDRHSGSDRSGLKHEDKRGGSGSHNWGTVKDELTDLDQSNVTEETPEGEEHPVADTENKENEVEEVKEEGPKEMTLDEWKAIQNKDRAKVEFNIRKPNEGADGQWKKGFVLHKSKSEEAHAEDSVMDHHFRKPANDITSQLEINFGDLGRPGRGGRGGRGGRGRGGRPNRGSRTDKSSASAPDVDDPEAFPALA
- the SERBP1 gene encoding SERPINE1 mRNA-binding protein 1 isoform X1; the protein is MPGHLQEGFGCVVTNRFDQLFDDESDPFEVLKAAENKKKEAGGGGVGGPGAKSAAQAAAQTNSNAAGKQLRKESQKDRKNPLPPNIGVVDKKEETQPPVALKKEGIRRVGRRPDQQLQGEGKIIDRRPERRPPRERRFEKPLEEKGEGGEFSVDRPIIDRPIRGRGGLGRGRGGRGRGMGRGDGFDSRGKREFDRHSGSDRSSFSHYSGLKHEDKRGGSGSHNWGTVKDELTESPKYIQKQISYNCSDLDQSNVTEETPEGEEHPVADTENKENEVEEVKEEGPKEMTLDEWKAIQNKDRAKVEFNIRKPNEGADGQWKKGFVLHKSKSEEAHAEDSVMDHHFRKPANDITSQLEINFGDLGRPGRGGRGGRGGRGRGGRPNRGSRTDKSSASAPDVDDPEAFPALA
- the SERBP1 gene encoding SERPINE1 mRNA-binding protein 1 isoform X3, with the protein product MPGHLQEGFGCVVTNRFDQLFDDESDPFEVLKAAENKKKEAGGGGVGGPGAKSAAQAAAQTNSNAAGKQLRKESQKDRKNPLPPNIGVVDKKEETQPPVALKKEGIRRVGRRPDQQLQGEGKIIDRRPERRPPRERRFEKPLEEKGEGGEFSVDRPIIDRPIRGRGGLGRGRGGRGRGMGRGDGFDSRGKREFDRHSGSDRSSFSHYSGLKHEDKRGGSGSHNWGTVKDELTDLDQSNVTEETPEGEEHPVADTENKENEVEEVKEEGPKEMTLDEWKAIQNKDRAKVEFNIRKPNEGADGQWKKGFVLHKSKSEEAHAEDSVMDHHFRKPANDITSQLEINFGDLGRPGRGGRGGRGGRGRGGRPNRGSRTDKSSASAPDVDDPEAFPALA
- the SERBP1 gene encoding SERPINE1 mRNA-binding protein 1 isoform X2, encoding MPGHLQEGFGCVVTNRFDQLFDDESDPFEVLKAAENKKKEAGGGGVGGPGAKSAAQAAAQTNSNAAGKQLRKESQKDRKNPLPPNIGVVDKKEETQPPVALKKEGIRRVGRRPDQQLQGEGKIIDRRPERRPPRERRFEKPLEEKGEGGEFSVDRPIIDRPIRGRGGLGRGRGGRGRGMGRGDGFDSRGKREFDRHSGSDRSGLKHEDKRGGSGSHNWGTVKDELTESPKYIQKQISYNCSDLDQSNVTEETPEGEEHPVADTENKENEVEEVKEEGPKEMTLDEWKAIQNKDRAKVEFNIRKPNEGADGQWKKGFVLHKSKSEEAHAEDSVMDHHFRKPANDITSQLEINFGDLGRPGRGGRGGRGGRGRGGRPNRGSRTDKSSASAPDVDDPEAFPALA